The bacterium genome contains the following window.
GCTGCGTGCTGCGGTAGTTCTGCTCCAGCGTGATGACCCGCGTGCCGGGAAAGAGGTCGGGGAAGCGCATGATGTTGCGGAAGTCGGCGCCGCGGAAGGCGTAGATGCTCTGGGCGTCGTCGCCCACGGCCATGACGTTGCCGTGCGCGGCGCCGAGGAGCTGGACGATCTGCGCCTGCAGCGGGTTGGTGTCCTGGTATTCGTCGACCATCACGTAGCGGTAGCGCTGCGCCAGCCGCTCGCGGACGTCGGGGTGCTCGGCGAGGAGCTGCCGCAGCTTGACCAGCAGGTCGTCGTAGTCGAGGACGGCGCGCTCGGACTTGTAGGCGTCGTAGGCGGCGTGCAGCGCGTGCAGGTCGTCGGCGTGCTCGGCCAGATGCGGATAGGTCTCGGCGAGGATCTCGTCGAGCCGCCGGTGCTTGTTGACGACGGCGCTGAAGAGGTCGCCGATCACCTGCTTGCGCGGGAAGCGTCTGTCCTTCTTGTCGAGGCCGAGGCGGGCGCGCAGCAGGCCGATGGCGTCCTCGCTGTCGCCGCGATCGAGGATGGTGAAGCCGCTCGGCAGGCCGAGGGCGTTGCCGTGGCGGCGCAACGTCAGGTTGGCGAAGGAGTGGAAGGTGCCGCCGGCGACCTGCTCGCAGCGGCCGTCGAGCAGCCCGGCGGCGCGCCGCAGCATCTCGGCCGAGGCCTTGCGGGTGAAGGTGAGGAGCAGGATCGCGTGTGGATCGACGCCCTGCTCGACGAGGCGGGCGACGCGGAAGACGAGGGTCCGGGTCTTGCCGCTGCCGGCGCCGGCGATCACCAGCACCGGCCCTTCGGTGGCGCTGGCGGCGGCGAGCTGGGCGGGGTTGAGGAGCCCTTCGTAGTCGATGCGGAACCTGGGCTCGCGCGTCGGGCGGCGGAGGATATAGGTGTCGGGTCGAGCGTTCATGGTGCGGCGAGCCCCCGGGGCCCGCGAGGGCCGACTGTAACAGCAGAGCGCCCGCGACGGCCAATGGAACACGAACAGAAGGTGAAGATTCTCGACCTGCGCGGCGTCGCCTGCCCGCTGAGCTGGGCGAAGGCGCGTGTGGTGCTCGATGGAATGCGGCGCGGCGAGCGGTTGCGGCTGCTGGTCGACGCGGGGCGGGCGGTCCGCGATATTCCGCGGGCGGCCGAGGCGATGGGCTATGCCGTCGAGAGCCCGCTCGAGGTCCCCGAGGGCTGGCGCCTGGAGATCGTCGTCTGATCGACGAAGGGCACTGGGAGCGCGTGGGTAGCTCGCCCCACGGCGGCCGGCGCGCCGGCTCAGCCCGGGATGGGGATGGACACCAGCAGCGCCAGCAGGGCGCTCAGGCCGGCGACAATCGGCCACCAGCGGGGGACTTCGTCGCTCATGACTTCCCACCTCAGCAGGAACCGGGCCCGCGGGCGGTGGGTCGCCAAGTCACCTGACGCTTGGCACTGGCACGCCTCGGCCGCGTCGAGCCGATGACGGAACGCCGGCGCGTCGTCGCCCCGGCCGCCCCGCGCGCATTCGGGCGAACTCTACTCGCCCGGGCCCATCATCTGGATCTTCTTGGCATCCTTCACCGTCGCCAGAAGCTCGGAAACGGAGGCGTTGAGCAAGGGGTGGATGAGCTGCGGCGCCAGCTCACTGAGGGGCAGGAGGACGAATCGGCGCTCCTGGAGGCGCGGGTGCGGAATCTTCAGGTTGCGCTTGTTCACGATCTCGTTGTCGAAGAAGAGGATGTCGAGGTCGATGATGCGCGATCCCCACTTCTTTCCTTTCACGCGCTTACGCCCCATTTCCTCTTCTATCGCCAGCAGCTTCTTGAGCAGCTCGGCGCTGTTCAGCTCGGTCTCGAGCTCGACCACGCTGTTGGCGAACCAGGTCGTGGCGTTGCCGTGCGGCTCGCTCTCGTAGAGCGAGGATTCCTTCACCACGCGGGTCTTGGGCAGTTGGGCGATCCGTTGCCGCGCCTCGCGGCAGTTCGATCGCCGTTCGCCCAGGTTGGACCCGATTCCGACGAATACTCGGTGGGGCATCCCTCCAACCTCCCCGCCACATCCACTCGGCGGCCGGCCCAAATGAGCCGAACGCGCCACCCTTCCACGCCCTGAGGTAGCTTGCCGTCGGTTGTGGGCACCGACCCGGCCACCAAAACCCGCCGGCGTTGTACAGGGAAGCCGGCGCCATTGCAACTTTCCCCGGCCCCCGGGCGGTGCGGCTTGAGAGCCCGGAGGGCGGGTGCTAACTGCAGCGGACTGCGGGTTTCGCCGGGTCGCGTGAGGAGGAGCAATGGAGTCAGCGGAGCGCCTGAAGAACATCCCCCCGTACCTGTTCATGGAGCTGCGGCAGAAGATCGGGCGGGCTCGGGCGGCGGGGAAGGACGTCATCAGCCTGGCGATCGGCGATCCGGTCGAGCCCACTCCCGAGCCGGTGATCGACGAGCTCGGCCGTGCCGCCCGCGATCCCGCCAACCACCAGTACCCGACCGATGAAGAGAAGGGCATGCTCGGCTTCCGCGAGGCCGTCGCCCGTTGGTACGGCGAGCGGTACCGGGTGTCGGTGGACGCGCGCAGCGAGGTGCTCGGCCTGATCGGCTCGAAGGAGGGCTGCCACCACTTCGCCCTGGCGCGCGTCAATCCGGGCGACGTGGTCCTGATGACCGACCCCGGTTACCCGGCCTACCGCGCCAGCATCCTCATCGCCGGCGGGGAGCCGGTGACGGTGCCCATCCGGCCCGAGCACGGCTACCTGCCGGCGCTGCGCGACATCCCGTCCGACACCGCCAGGCGGGCGACGGCGATGTTCCTCAACTACCCGAACAATCCGACCGGTGCCGTCGCCACGCCGGCGTTCCTGCGCGAGCTGGTGGAGTTCGCCCGCAGCCACGACATCGCCGTCTGCTACGACAACCCCTACATCGAGATGGTCTTCGACGGCGAGAAGCCGCTCAGCTTCCTCTCCGTCGAGGGCGCGAAGGACGTCGGCGTCGAGCTCAACTCGCTTTCCAAGCCCTTCAACATGACCGGCTGGCGCATCGGCATGGCGCTCGGCAATCCGGATCTGATCGCCGCGATCTCCAAGGTGAAGGAGAACACCGATTCGGGGGTGTTCAACGCCATCCAGTACGCGGCGATCGCCGCCTTCAACCGCTGCGCCGACACCATTCCGCACATGCTGCAGATCTATGCCCGGCGCCGCGATCTGGTGGTCGCGACCCTGCGCCAGATCGGCATCGAGTACACCCCGGCCAGGGGCACCTTCTATCTGTGGGTGCCGACCCCGAACGGCATGAGCAGCCTGGAGCTCGCGGACCTGCTGCTCGAGAAGGCGCAGGTCGTCATCGCCCCCGGCCGCGGCTACGGCGAGTACGGCGAGGGCTTCTTCCGCATCTCGCTGACCGTCGCCGACGCCCGCCTCGAGGAGGCGATGGAGCGGGTGCGCAGCGCGCTCGAATCGTAGGCCGTGCCGACGCGCTACAAGCCGAGCACGTTGCGCATCGAGTAGCGCCCCAGCGGCTTGTCGGCCAGCCACAGGCCGGCGCGCAGGGCGCCGCGGGCGAGGCAGTCGCGGCTCTGGGCGCGGTGGCTCAGCTCGAGGCGCTCGCCGAGACCGGCGAAGACGACGGTGTGGTCGCCGATCACGTCGCCGCCGCGCAGGGCGACGATGCCGATTTCCTGGTCGGTGCGGGCGCCGACGATGCCCTCGCGGGCCAGGCGGGCGCTGCGCTCGAAGTTGCGGCCGAGCCCGGCGGCGACGGCGCGGCCGAGCGCCAGGGCGGTCCCGCTCGGCGCATCGACCTTCAGGCGGTGGTGGATCTCGACGATCTCGGGATCGAAGGCGTCGCCGAGGGCGGCCGCGGCGCGCTCGACCAGGGTCAGCAGCACGTTGACGCCGATGCTCATGTTGGCGGCGACGACGCTGCGGGTGCGCGGCGCCAGCTCGTCGAGCTGCCGCTGTTCCTCGGCCGAGAAGCCGGTGGTGCCGATGACGATCCCCGCCCGGTTCTCGACCGCCGCGCGCAGATGCGCGAGCGCGCCGGCCGGCGCGGTGAAGTCGAGGGTGACGGTGTCGGCCGTCGCGGCGGCGGCGTAGTCGGCGGTCACCGGCACGCCCAACGGGGCGACGCCGGCGAGCGTGCCGGCATCCTCGCCGAGCGCCGGGTGGCCCGGCGCCTCGATGGCGGCGCGCAGGCGCGCCCGCGGCTCGGCGGCGATGAGCGCCGTGATGGCGCGTCCCATGCGGCCGGCGGCGCCGCAGACGACGAGGTCGACCGCGGCGCGTGGGCCGCCCAGGCGGTGGTCGTCGCTCACAGCAATCCGGCGGCGTCGAGGGCGGCGCGCAACTGCTGGCGCGGCGCCTCGGTCATCGGCAGCAGCGGCAGGCGCAGCTCGTCGGCGCAGAAGCCGCGCAGCGCCATCGCCGCCTTGATCGGGATCGGATTGGTCTCGAGGAAGAGGGCGTGGAGCAGCGGCAGCAAGGCGTAGCTGCGGCGGCGGGCGTCTGCCCAGTCGTTGCGCCGGGCCGCGTCGAGCATCTCCACCCACTGCTTCGGGACGCAGTTGCTGATCACCGAGATGACGCCGACGCCGCCCACCGCCATCACCGGCAGGGTCAGGCTGTCGTCGCCCGCGTAGACCGGCAGGGCGTCGCCACAGCGGCGAATCACCTCCTGGCACTCGTCGAGCGACCCGGTGGCTTCCTTGAGGCCGATGACGTGGGGCAGGGCGGCCAGGCGCTCGAGCGTGCCGGCCTCGATCTTCGAGCTGGTGCGGCCGGGGATGTTGTAGACGATCAGCGGGAACTGCGTCGCCTCGGCGATGGCGCGGTAGTGCTGGTAGATCCCCTCCTGCGTCGGCTTGTTGTAGTAGGGCGAGATCAGCAGCGCCGCGTCGGCGCCGACCTCCTTGGCGCCGCGGGTCAGCCGGATGGCCTCGGCGGTGGCATTGGAACCGGTGCCGGCGATCACCGGCACCCGGCCGCGCGCCCGCTCGACCACCAGCGCGATCACCTCCAGGTGTTCGTCATGGGTCAGCGTGGCCGACTCGCCGGTGCTGCCGCAGGGGACCAGCCCGTTGATGCCATTGGCGATCTGGTCGTCGACGATGCGGGTCAGCGCCTCGCGGTCGACCGCGCCGTCGCGGAATGGGGTGATGAGGGCGGTCAGCGCGCCCGGAAAGGTTCGCTTCATGCCTCAACCTCGATTTCGCCCCGGAATGCCTCTTCGGCGGCACCCGTCATGATCACGTGTCCGTCGCTGGCTCGCCACTCGATGTCGAGGTCGCCCCCGTTCAACTGCAGCAGCGCGTGGCGTTCGGCGCGTTCGGTCAGCACGGCGGCGACCAGCGCGGCGCAGGCGCCGGTGCCGCAGGCGGCGGTCTCGCCCGAGCCGCGCTCCCAGACGCGCATGCGCAGGCGGGTCGGGCTGTCGACGCGGACGAGCTCGGTGTTGACCCGGTGGGGGAAGAACGGGTGGTGCTCGAACTGCGGGCCGAGGTGCTCGAGGTCGATCGTCTCGACGTCGTCGACGAACACGACGCAGTGCGGGTTGCCCATCGAGACGCAGGTGACGCGATACTCGCGCCCGCCCACCGCGAGCGGCGCGTCGATCACCCGTCCCTCGGCGGCCACCGGGATGCGCGGCCCGTCGAGGATCGGCTCGTCCATGTCGACGGCGACGCTGACCACCTCGCTGCCCCGCCGCGTGAGCTGCAGCACCTTGATGCCGGCGTCGGTCTCGATGCGCAGCGGATTGTTCGCCGAGAGACCGTGCTCGGCGACGTACTTGCCGACGCAGCGGATGCCGTTGCCGCACATGGCGCCGCGGCTGCCGTCGGCGTTGTACATTTCCATGCGCGCGTCGGCGACCGCGGACGGGCAGATGAGGATCAGGCCGTCGGAGCCGATCGCGGTGCGGCGCGGGCTGACGCGCCGCGCCAGCGCGGCGGGGTCGGGGACACGATGGGCGAAGCAGTCGACGTAGACGTAATCGTTGCCGATGCCGTGCATCTTGACGAAGGGGAGGATCGCCATCGGTCTGGCTGAGCTAGCACGCAGGGGGGGAAACCGAAAGATCGCCGCGTGGCGCGTCGTGGAAAGTGTCAGCGCGCCGGCGTCGCGGTCGCCGGTGGTGTCGGCGCCATCGGCGGAGTGTTGGTGGGGACCTGGCGGAGGATGTCGACGACGTTCGACGGCGCGCTCACGTAGCCGTCGACGGTGACGCTGCGGACGCGATAGCGGTAGACCTCGCCCACCAGCGCCGCCTCGTCCACGTAGGTGAAGGTCTTCTGCTGGCGCAGCCGGTCGCGGTCGGGGATCTGGATGCGGGTGAGGAAGCCGAAGGGCAGCCCGGGCAGCGCCCGCTCGAGCGCGAAGGCATCGAGATCGTTGAGGCGCTGTCCGTCCGCCGTCGTCTTCGGGCGACCCCAGCTCAGGGCGACGCCGGCCGTCGCGTTCGCCGCCCGGAGATCGGAGATCGTCGCCGGCGCCACGAGCTCCGGCGGCCGCACCGGCGTCTTGCGGCCGCACGCGCCGGCGACGACGAGGGCGCTGGCCGCGAGGGCAACGATCCCGTTGCTGACGCGGCGCGCGCGCGGGAGAGGTGTCGTCCGCATCCGTGGAATCCCGGTCACCGGGTTGCGCGTCGGGGTCAGACGCCGAGGAGCTTCAGGCGCCGTTCGACGTTCGCCGGTGAGGTGCCGCCCGGCGCCCGGCGGCGCTTCACGGCGGCATCGAGGCTGAGCCAGCGTTTCACGTCCCGGCCGAAGGCGGGGGAGAAGCGGCGCAGCTCGGC
Protein-coding sequences here:
- a CDS encoding sulfurtransferase TusA family protein — encoded protein: MEHEQKVKILDLRGVACPLSWAKARVVLDGMRRGERLRLLVDAGRAVRDIPRAAEAMGYAVESPLEVPEGWRLEIVV
- the folK gene encoding 2-amino-4-hydroxy-6-hydroxymethyldihydropteridine diphosphokinase → MPHRVFVGIGSNLGERRSNCREARQRIAQLPKTRVVKESSLYESEPHGNATTWFANSVVELETELNSAELLKKLLAIEEEMGRKRVKGKKWGSRIIDLDILFFDNEIVNKRNLKIPHPRLQERRFVLLPLSELAPQLIHPLLNASVSELLATVKDAKKIQMMGPGE
- a CDS encoding LL-diaminopimelate aminotransferase codes for the protein MESAERLKNIPPYLFMELRQKIGRARAAGKDVISLAIGDPVEPTPEPVIDELGRAARDPANHQYPTDEEKGMLGFREAVARWYGERYRVSVDARSEVLGLIGSKEGCHHFALARVNPGDVVLMTDPGYPAYRASILIAGGEPVTVPIRPEHGYLPALRDIPSDTARRATAMFLNYPNNPTGAVATPAFLRELVEFARSHDIAVCYDNPYIEMVFDGEKPLSFLSVEGAKDVGVELNSLSKPFNMTGWRIGMALGNPDLIAAISKVKENTDSGVFNAIQYAAIAAFNRCADTIPHMLQIYARRRDLVVATLRQIGIEYTPARGTFYLWVPTPNGMSSLELADLLLEKAQVVIAPGRGYGEYGEGFFRISLTVADARLEEAMERVRSALES
- the dapB gene encoding 4-hydroxy-tetrahydrodipicolinate reductase → MGRAITALIAAEPRARLRAAIEAPGHPALGEDAGTLAGVAPLGVPVTADYAAAATADTVTLDFTAPAGALAHLRAAVENRAGIVIGTTGFSAEEQRQLDELAPRTRSVVAANMSIGVNVLLTLVERAAAALGDAFDPEIVEIHHRLKVDAPSGTALALGRAVAAGLGRNFERSARLAREGIVGARTDQEIGIVALRGGDVIGDHTVVFAGLGERLELSHRAQSRDCLARGALRAGLWLADKPLGRYSMRNVLGL
- the dapA gene encoding 4-hydroxy-tetrahydrodipicolinate synthase, which translates into the protein MKRTFPGALTALITPFRDGAVDREALTRIVDDQIANGINGLVPCGSTGESATLTHDEHLEVIALVVERARGRVPVIAGTGSNATAEAIRLTRGAKEVGADAALLISPYYNKPTQEGIYQHYRAIAEATQFPLIVYNIPGRTSSKIEAGTLERLAALPHVIGLKEATGSLDECQEVIRRCGDALPVYAGDDSLTLPVMAVGGVGVISVISNCVPKQWVEMLDAARRNDWADARRRSYALLPLLHALFLETNPIPIKAAMALRGFCADELRLPLLPMTEAPRQQLRAALDAAGLL
- a CDS encoding diaminopimelate epimerase — translated: MAILPFVKMHGIGNDYVYVDCFAHRVPDPAALARRVSPRRTAIGSDGLILICPSAVADARMEMYNADGSRGAMCGNGIRCVGKYVAEHGLSANNPLRIETDAGIKVLQLTRRGSEVVSVAVDMDEPILDGPRIPVAAEGRVIDAPLAVGGREYRVTCVSMGNPHCVVFVDDVETIDLEHLGPQFEHHPFFPHRVNTELVRVDSPTRLRMRVWERGSGETAACGTGACAALVAAVLTERAERHALLQLNGGDLDIEWRASDGHVIMTGAAEEAFRGEIEVEA